One Diospyros lotus cultivar Yz01 chromosome 1, ASM1463336v1, whole genome shotgun sequence genomic window carries:
- the LOC127788366 gene encoding ABSCISIC ACID-INSENSITIVE 5-like protein 1: MEGFEPESFAHGDVKLESSRQALIPMETHSNSSPNTKNPIFSITLDEFQRKNSGMSLESMNMEELRNCVWNVEANKASLSMNQNEVMMAVKANQATSIMNQNEVMMAVKANQANSIMNQNEEPDLPLEESFSLTSSPNKRTMDEIWADIQINQSPANNLAVNNVIDFSEGDTTLGEITLEDLLVKLGVIQGAEDLEAKLKEAQGCPDFYGNFASDKTSLDPTSIGATLMQGVEFQPPNAEINIPAAISPIGFPPSYTIPSIPINSHMHKPIPPWGGFAGESSNDIGNGIKSFLDGLGVSLKRKATNDELLELAAERRQRKMIKNRASAARSRARKQAYTTNLETELHQLKDENAQLKHTLAEVEEILRRLEPLKERESEETRLAEKEFKVAIRRTSSAGW, encoded by the exons ATGGAAGGTTTTGAGCCTGAAAGTTTTGCTCATGGCGATGTCAAATTAGAATCAAGCCgacaagctctgataccaatggAAACTCACTCAAATTCATCGCCGAACACAAAAAACCCTATCTTTTCAATCACCCTAGATGAATTCCAAAGAAAGAATAGTGGAATGAGTCTTGAATCCATGAATATGGAAGAACTTCGAAATTGTGTATGGAATGTGGAAGCAAATAAAGCTTCTTTAAGTATGAACCAAAATGAAGTGATGATGGCCGTGAAAGCAAATCAAGCTACTTCAATTATGAACCAAAATGAAGTGATGATGGCCGTGAAAGCAAATCAAGCTAATTCAATCATGAACCAAAATGAAGAGCCGGATCTACCTCTGGAAGAGTCATTTTCACTCACTTCTTCGCCTAACAAGAGGACAATGGATGAGATTTGGGCTGATATCCAGATAAATCAATCTCCGGCAAACAACCTCGCCGTCAATAACGTTATTGACTTCTCTGAAGGCGACACTACACTTGGTGAGATAACATTAGAAGATCTCTTGGTAAAATTGGGTGTAATTCAAGGAGCTGAAGATTTGGAAGCCAAACTAAAGGAAGCACAGGGTTGCCCAGATTTCTATGGGAATTTTGCTAGCGATAAAACAAGTTTGGATCCAACTAGTATTGGAGCAACCCTGATGCAGGGTGTTGAATTTCAACCTCCAAATGCTGAAATTAATATTCCAGCTGCCATTTCTCCTATTGGGTTTCCACCTTCATATACTATACCCAGCATTCCAATCAATTCTCATATGCACAAACCAATCCCACCTTGGGGTGGCTTCGCGGGAGAGTCATCTAACGATATTGGAAATGGAATAAAAAGCTTTCTTGATGGTTTAGGAGTGTCACTTAAAAGGAAGGCAACGAATGATGAGCTCCTGGAGCTTGCAGCGGAGCGAAGACAACGTAAGATGATAAAAAATAGAGCGTCTGCAGCAAGATCTCGAGCAAGAAAACAG GCATATACAACAAATTTAGAAACAGAACTGCATCAACTGAAGGATGAAAATGCGCAGCTTAAGCACACTTTG GCAGAAGTTGAGGAAATTCTACGGCGATTAGAG CCcttgaaagagagagaatcgGAGGAGACAAGACTGGCAGAAAAGGAGTTTAAGGTCGCAATAAGGAGGACCTCAAGCGCAGGTTGGTGA